Proteins co-encoded in one Candidatus Auribacterota bacterium genomic window:
- a CDS encoding Gfo/Idh/MocA family oxidoreductase, whose product MEKMRVAVVGVGNLGKHHARVYTELPDVELAGVVDVDARTAEKIARRLGVSAHARLSDIPGKLDAVSVVVPTEAHRPVALEALERGANVLIEKPIALDMAEATAIIDRARQKGLVLQVGHIERFNPAILALKKILTRVGFIEVHRLAPYKLHGTEVGVVLDLMIHDIDIVLNIVDSPIREISAVGIPVLSASEDIANARLSFENGCIANMTASRISFEKMRKIRIFQSNAYISLDYQNQEGMIYRTEGSRIVRERMPLEKDEPLKLEIKSFLECVRASRKPVVPGEHGRHALRVASEITRLLQENPLYREAIEEQKKAAPLDLRKLL is encoded by the coding sequence ATGGAGAAGATGCGGGTCGCGGTGGTCGGCGTCGGCAACCTCGGGAAGCACCATGCCCGCGTCTACACGGAGCTCCCGGATGTGGAGCTCGCCGGGGTGGTTGACGTTGACGCGAGAACGGCGGAGAAGATCGCGCGCCGTCTGGGGGTGAGCGCGCACGCGCGGCTGAGCGACATACCCGGCAAGCTCGACGCGGTGAGCGTGGTGGTGCCGACCGAGGCGCATCGTCCCGTGGCGCTCGAGGCCCTCGAGCGCGGTGCGAACGTCCTGATCGAGAAGCCGATCGCGCTGGACATGGCGGAGGCGACCGCGATCATCGATCGCGCGCGCCAGAAGGGGCTGGTGCTCCAGGTGGGGCATATCGAGCGCTTCAACCCGGCCATTCTCGCGCTGAAGAAGATACTGACGCGCGTGGGTTTTATCGAGGTTCACCGCCTCGCCCCGTACAAGCTCCATGGAACGGAGGTGGGGGTCGTGCTCGACCTCATGATCCACGATATCGACATTGTCCTCAACATCGTGGATTCTCCGATCAGGGAGATCAGTGCCGTCGGGATACCCGTCCTCAGCGCGAGCGAGGATATCGCCAACGCGCGCCTGAGTTTCGAGAACGGCTGCATCGCGAACATGACGGCGAGCCGTATCAGTTTTGAGAAGATGCGGAAGATCAGGATATTCCAGAGCAACGCGTATATATCGCTCGACTACCAGAATCAGGAAGGGATGATCTATCGCACGGAGGGGAGTCGGATCGTGCGCGAGAGGATGCCGCTGGAAAAGGATGAGCCGCTCAAGCTTGAGATCAAATCATTCCTGGAGTGCGTGCGCGCATCGCGCAAGCCTGTCGTACCCGGTGAGCACGGGCGCCATGCGCTCCGCGTCGCGTCCGAGATCACGCGGCTGTTGCAGGAGAACCCTCTCTACAGAGAAGCGATTGAAGAGCAGAAGAAAGCCGCTCCGCTGGATCTGAGGAAGCTATTATGA